A part of Candidatus Poseidoniia archaeon genomic DNA contains:
- a CDS encoding zinc ribbon domain-containing protein: MAEFKCNRCGSYEYEKGEIRTTGSGLSRFFNYQNQKFGAISCKSCGFTELYRQGSGGVGNLFDILSG, encoded by the coding sequence ATGGCAGAATTCAAATGTAATCGCTGTGGTAGCTATGAATATGAGAAAGGAGAGATAAGAACCACTGGTTCCGGTCTTTCACGTTTCTTCAATTATCAGAATCAGAAATTTGGCGCAATTTCTTGTAAAAGCTGTGGATTCACAGAACTTTATAGGCAAGGTTCAGGTGGTGTTGGTAATTTATTCGAT